tcatgatCGACAACGCCGATCTTTAACAAATTGCTATGattagcaatgaaacatttttgaagctcatttaattttagaatttctacatctgttaatgttggttttacttccaactttctaatttccaaaataatttcggaCTGCTTCTTAAGGAATTGAATAGTCTTTTCTGAcatcattttgaaaattttttgtaatttcttaatatatatagtacgtgtatatgtattttatatgtatttatatatatatgtgtgtttggataaacagaaaattcttgttttgacttagctgatgtcgttgttgttgctgctgctgttgctgctgttgttgctgctgttgctactgctgttgctgcttctgctgctgctgttgttgctgcttctgctgctggtagaggctcctttgaatttgacttccttctcttctTTAAGGCTCCGTCGATGTTTaaagatgattttttttttttttttggcacgttttattatttttgtagtccagtcagattttttgttttttagccatttatttcggcatttatgctcttttggcatatacactgcactctatttatgagctgatttaatgctattagagcatttataaggcactgttttcaggcactttttatttaatttatgctcttatggcatatacactgcactctatttatgagctgatttaatgctattagagcatttataaggcacttttgttatgcactttttaatttcacaattgcTGATGTATGGCCTCAAGCACGCCTTACCACAATTTATAATGGTACACAAAGCAACCTTTAGCTATAGACTATAAGGTGCttgttttaaaacataaaagattcttttgtatctttttgctttttatatttatactctgttccttacctttggtagggggaaacaAGAGTCACTTATTTTTGCTACCTTTAGCTGTAAGATGCTTAAAGGAGCTGGCCTTTCTCTGagttccttacctttggtagggggaaactGCAGAGTCGATTAAAGGCTCGATTGACCAaatgtaaaatcccaaataagaagactttactcgttgagtttttgtaagaaactggttttatttggaaatatcttcggtttagataggtgacatgagaatcgcatcttaaagtaaatggcctacgcagaggcctaagtaaatagtccccgccttatcgaggtcccacgctcgggcacatctgcctatcttgagcggcgaggaccttatctgtggtctcccactaagggactattttaggaggcggggaacgatctcaagtgactgactcatgtagtgtgcacttaaattacatgtttttgagcaatgcacccatgtcgccttagataacaaaatcctaaatataatttatcgctctcgattcatttacataagatatgaacggagcccaaaattgtaagtctttaaatatattcgtgttcatgtgtgaacaaTGCGATTAATATGAAACTGGACTGTGTTCTTCGTGCGCGCGGAGTATTTGCCCAATTTGCTGCCGAGATAGCGGAGGAAGTAGTCCTCGTCGCCTGAAGAATTGTCTAGAGCAGCCGAAGATGCGGCTCTGGCTGGAGACTTGGCACGAGCAGTGGTGGAAGTGGGGGCCACACAGACGCTGGATTCGCTTGTAGTCAGTTCCATGTTTGCGGAGTTTTTCCACTGATACTCCTCGTCAGGTATCTCCGATTTCCCAATAAAAACGCCCTGGAACTGACTATCTGTAGCGTTGTTCTTGTTATCTACGTCCCCGGTCTGTTCACCATTCACCATCACCATGGTTTCCATGGCAGTAAGCTGGGAGTCGTCGTCCTGCAAAAGAATGGCTATTTAGTTGGGTCTTTGTGATTCTTGAGCTGTAGAAGCTCTGAATTTGAATAGATTGTGTATGCACCTCGGTAATGAAAGTCTTCTTTCGTGTCGATGGATATTGACACTTAGATGTCAGGACTTTCTGCGTCGGATTGACTGCGTCTTTGGTGGCCTGCTGCTGGGCAAGTGCCGCACGGATTTCTCGCTTCTCGTCCAGAACACTTTTGTAGGCATCCTCGTGCTTGCGTTTCAGGTGCCGCATCAGATTCTCGGAGTGGCGACCTGCCATGTCGAAGTGGCACCTTTTGCAGGTACTCTTCCGCGTCCTATCGCTGTAGATGAAGTGCTTGGTCACCGGGTTCGGGTACTTTTTAGACATTGTTCCGGACTGCGGGAACCTGCGGTTCAGCTTTTGGGTTCTGGGGTGCACCGTACTCAAGTTACGGCTGGTTACTAACTCACGTTCTCGCGCTCGAGCCACAGCCAAAGCGAAAACCGTTCTCTGAACCAGAGAGCGTGAGAGCGGTTCGGAGAGGAGCGGTTCAGAGAGCTGCGGTTTCACGGGCAAGCACACTGATACGCCGAACCGGTTGCAAACGGTTTTGTTCGCTTGATTTGTGATTATAGCGGTTCGTTTATGCGCCACAAAGTTATCACGTTCTCTCGCACAGTTCTATGATCAGTGGTAAGCGTgggcacatacatatgttttaaataataattttcagCACTCATCGCCACTCTGGGGTTAATAGTGGCGTGTGTGAAAAAAGACAAAGGCAAACAGAAACCAAAAAACACATGCAAAAAGTCATTTTCAACTGCATGGTGCGAGAGAGAGAGGCGCCGAGCGCGCCAGAAAGAGAGGGGACGAGTGCG
The Drosophila mauritiana strain mau12 chromosome X, ASM438214v1, whole genome shotgun sequence DNA segment above includes these coding regions:
- the LOC117147479 gene encoding uncharacterized protein LOC117147479 — encoded protein: MSKKYPNPVTKHFIYSDRTRKSTCKRCHFDMAGRHSENLMRHLKRKHEDAYKSVLDEKREIRAALAQQQATKDAVNPTQKVLTSKCQYPSTRKKTFITEDDDSQLTAMETMVMVNGEQTGDVDNKNNATDSQFQGVFIGKSEIPDEEYQWKNSANMELTTSESSVCVAPTSTTARAKSPARAASSAALDNSSGDEDYFLRYLGSKLGKYSARTKNTVQFHINRILYKADMGHFEETDSRTGDADDASP